A region of Saccharococcus thermophilus DNA encodes the following proteins:
- the helD gene encoding RNA polymerase recycling motor HelD produces MTELRQEQERLDSIMEIITEQIRMLEDETFRRRKEVIDIRKHFWDDVKVNIDTFDDFLETIISLRQQAQALSVSQSTHRQAFKRLSTLRRMQEVPYFGRIDFTEEGASVAERIYIGISTLTDTSGENILIYDWRAPISSIYYDYPPGPAEYATPGGVIRGMLEKKWQYIIRGGVIKSMFDTSLTIGDEILKQVLGRATDKHMHNIVATIQQEQNRIIRHDRGRMLIVQGPAGSGKTSAALQRIAYLLYKYRDSLRADQIILFSPNSMFNSYVSNVLPELGEENMHQVTFQEYLEHRLSKEFQVEGPYEQLEYVLTAADNPSYRTRIASIRFKASTRFFEAIKTYWKSLESSGMLFKDILFRGKPIVTAQQIAERFYSSDTSLRFHNRLEKLTDWLNKQIDEAEKLERTKPWVQEEIELLSNEDYYKAYTHLRKKRRFKGESLNNYENEIEALGQLIVRQKLKPLRKRIRSLRFIDFKGIYKQLFADPTRIKLWMEGETPEEWEDICRLTVKMLDEGKLFYEDATPFLFLKDLIQSFQKNVSIKHVLVDEAQDYSPFQFEYLKCLFPSARMTVLGDFNQSIFAHASETTGFHTLTSLYGPDETDVITLTRSYRSTRQIVEFTRGLVPGGERITAFERDGDRPVLTRVSDQAELHRCIASKVSELRNRGYNTIAIICKSAAESTAAYEALSNVEEIKLVKSGSTEYVQGVVVIPAYLAKGIEFDAVIIYNASAQVYGDESLRRLFYTACTRAMHYLQLYSVGEPSPFLRNVEPGSLLLIQS; encoded by the coding sequence ATGACAGAACTTCGGCAGGAGCAAGAACGATTGGACAGCATAATGGAGATTATTACGGAGCAAATCCGCATGCTGGAAGACGAAACCTTCCGGCGTCGGAAAGAAGTGATTGATATCCGCAAACACTTTTGGGATGACGTCAAGGTTAATATAGATACTTTCGACGATTTTCTTGAAACGATCATCAGCTTGAGACAACAGGCTCAGGCCCTATCCGTAAGCCAAAGCACCCACAGACAAGCATTCAAGAGGTTGTCCACGCTGCGCCGCATGCAGGAGGTGCCTTATTTCGGCCGAATCGATTTCACTGAAGAAGGGGCTTCCGTTGCTGAACGAATCTATATCGGCATCTCCACGCTCACGGATACAAGCGGAGAGAACATCCTTATCTACGACTGGCGGGCGCCGATCTCGAGTATCTACTACGATTACCCTCCCGGTCCGGCCGAATATGCTACGCCCGGAGGCGTAATCCGTGGCATGCTGGAGAAAAAATGGCAATATATCATCCGCGGCGGTGTTATCAAATCGATGTTCGATACCAGTCTCACCATTGGAGATGAGATTTTAAAACAGGTGCTTGGCAGAGCCACAGACAAACATATGCACAACATCGTGGCCACCATTCAACAGGAACAAAACCGGATCATCCGGCATGATCGCGGGCGGATGCTCATTGTGCAAGGCCCCGCTGGCAGCGGCAAGACGTCTGCTGCCCTGCAGCGGATCGCTTACTTGCTCTACAAGTATCGGGACAGTCTGAGAGCCGATCAAATCATTCTATTTTCACCTAATTCGATGTTTAATAGCTACGTATCCAATGTGTTGCCTGAACTTGGCGAAGAGAATATGCATCAGGTCACATTCCAGGAATACTTGGAGCATCGGCTGAGCAAAGAATTTCAAGTCGAGGGTCCATACGAACAATTGGAATATGTGCTGACTGCAGCGGATAACCCTTCATACCGGACTAGGATTGCGAGCATTCGATTCAAGGCATCGACACGTTTTTTCGAGGCGATCAAAACATACTGGAAGTCGCTGGAATCCTCTGGCATGCTATTCAAAGATATTCTATTTAGAGGAAAACCGATCGTCACCGCCCAACAAATCGCGGAAAGGTTTTATAGCAGCGACACCTCGCTCCGCTTTCACAACAGACTTGAAAAGCTGACGGATTGGCTAAACAAGCAAATCGATGAAGCTGAAAAACTTGAACGGACCAAGCCATGGGTGCAGGAAGAAATCGAGCTGCTTAGCAACGAGGATTACTATAAGGCTTATACCCATTTACGGAAAAAACGCCGCTTCAAAGGAGAATCGTTAAACAATTATGAGAACGAGATCGAAGCGCTAGGCCAATTGATCGTCCGCCAAAAGTTGAAGCCGTTGCGTAAACGGATCCGGTCGCTCCGTTTCATCGACTTTAAGGGAATATACAAACAGCTTTTCGCCGATCCAACGCGGATCAAACTGTGGATGGAGGGGGAAACACCTGAGGAGTGGGAGGATATTTGCCGATTGACTGTGAAAATGCTAGACGAAGGCAAACTGTTTTATGAAGATGCAACTCCGTTTTTATTTTTGAAAGATCTGATTCAAAGCTTTCAGAAGAACGTCTCGATCAAACACGTGCTTGTAGACGAAGCGCAAGATTATTCTCCGTTTCAATTCGAGTATTTGAAATGTTTGTTTCCCTCGGCAAGGATGACCGTGCTCGGCGACTTTAACCAGTCGATCTTTGCCCATGCCAGCGAAACGACGGGTTTTCACACACTTACCAGCTTATACGGGCCTGATGAAACGGATGTGATCACCTTGACCCGCAGCTACAGATCCACAAGACAGATCGTCGAATTTACGCGCGGACTCGTGCCCGGTGGCGAACGGATTACTGCTTTTGAACGCGACGGCGATAGGCCTGTGCTGACGAGAGTGTCCGATCAAGCCGAACTGCACCGCTGCATTGCTTCCAAAGTCTCAGAATTGCGGAATCGGGGGTATAATACGATCGCGATTATATGCAAATCTGCCGCGGAAAGTACCGCCGCATACGAAGCACTGAGCAACGTCGAAGAAATTAAGCTCGTGAAGAGCGGATCTACCGAATATGTACAAGGTGTTGTCGTCATACCGGCGTATTTGGCCAAGGGAATCGAATTCGACGCCGTCATCATTTATAACGCATCGGCGCAAGTATATGGCGATGAGAGCCTGCGCAGATTGTTCTACACCGCCTGCACCCGGGCTATGCATTACTTGCAGCTTTACAGTGTAGGCGAACCGAGCCCCTTTTTGCGCAATGTTGAGCCGGGGAGTTTACTTCTGATCCAGAGTTAA
- a CDS encoding FixH family protein yields MPKKDIVVGTPSDQPQNHAEEHHGDEHHHADVMIMLHEKQFSVNKEAHLVAHITHDGKPLTKAKVHFEVWQGNGKHEFIEASEKQAGQYEAVTSFQEKGTYSVKTHVETEQLHEHQVEQITVH; encoded by the coding sequence ATGCCGAAAAAAGATATCGTTGTTGGCACGCCGAGCGATCAGCCGCAAAATCATGCAGAGGAACATCACGGCGATGAACACCATCATGCCGATGTCATGATCATGCTTCATGAAAAACAATTTTCCGTAAATAAAGAGGCACATTTAGTGGCACATATTACTCATGACGGCAAGCCGCTGACAAAAGCGAAAGTTCATTTTGAAGTTTGGCAAGGAAACGGCAAACACGAGTTTATCGAGGCAAGCGAAAAACAAGCGGGCCAATACGAAGCAGTAACTTCGTTTCAAGAAAAAGGGACATATTCTGTAAAAACTCATGTGGAAACGGAACAACTTCACGAACATCAAGTAGAGCAAATTACGGTGCATTGA
- a CDS encoding IS256 family transposase → MSKRSIPNVDWANQLESVIRQFVKEKLELIMREEIKHFLEIEQAGTPNMRNGYYQRNLDTQYGRIEGLLVPRDRNGEFQTQLFAPYQRHTDWLEEAIIRMYQSGMSTREIGKFIERILGNAYSPATISRITDVVKEDIEKWHHRPLSKRYSVLYLDGLYVKLRRDTVEKEVIYVVLGVNEEGYREILDFFVGGQESAYGWQEILQHLYQRGVKEVLLGVFDGLPGLEEAFKAVYPKADVQRCVVHKVRNTLSRVRKKDQFEVAEDLKLIYRAPNKEMALQMFQQFESKWSSKYPREVQSWANELDVLLTFMDYPSSIRSVIYTTNVIERTIKEIRKRLKPMNSLSSLEAAEKVVYLTIQDFNEKWAGRKLRGFAEAQEALQRMFEERYC, encoded by the coding sequence ATGTCTAAAAGAAGTATACCGAATGTCGACTGGGCAAATCAACTGGAAAGTGTCATTCGTCAGTTTGTGAAGGAAAAATTAGAGCTGATTATGCGGGAAGAAATCAAACATTTCCTCGAAATCGAACAGGCTGGAACGCCGAATATGAGAAACGGCTACTATCAGCGAAATCTAGATACGCAATATGGCCGGATTGAGGGTCTTTTGGTTCCAAGAGACCGAAACGGGGAATTTCAAACACAGTTGTTTGCCCCTTATCAACGCCACACCGACTGGCTGGAGGAAGCCATCATTAGGATGTATCAAAGTGGCATGAGTACACGGGAAATTGGCAAGTTTATCGAACGAATTCTAGGAAATGCTTATTCTCCAGCGACGATCAGCCGTATTACCGATGTCGTGAAAGAAGACATCGAGAAATGGCACCATCGTCCACTATCCAAACGTTATTCTGTCTTATATTTGGACGGCTTGTACGTGAAACTTCGCCGCGATACGGTAGAGAAAGAAGTCATTTATGTGGTGTTAGGAGTGAATGAAGAAGGGTATCGAGAAATTCTGGATTTCTTCGTGGGAGGACAAGAAAGCGCCTATGGATGGCAGGAAATTCTTCAACACCTCTACCAAAGAGGCGTCAAGGAAGTGCTTCTTGGCGTCTTCGATGGCCTTCCGGGGCTGGAGGAAGCCTTTAAGGCGGTGTATCCGAAAGCCGATGTGCAGCGCTGTGTCGTGCACAAAGTCCGCAACACCCTCAGCCGTGTTCGGAAAAAAGACCAATTCGAAGTGGCCGAGGATCTCAAGCTGATTTATCGCGCGCCGAATAAGGAGATGGCGTTACAAATGTTTCAACAGTTTGAGTCGAAATGGTCCAGCAAATATCCAAGAGAAGTTCAATCTTGGGCCAATGAGTTGGATGTCCTCCTTACATTTATGGATTATCCAAGCAGTATTCGAAGTGTGATTTACACGACGAATGTCATCGAACGAACGATCAAAGAGATTCGGAAACGTCTAAAGCCGATGAACAGTTTGAGCAGTTTAGAAGCCGCGGAAAAAGTCGTGTATTTGACCATCCAAGATTTTAATGAGAAATGGGCAGGGCGAAAGTTAAGAGGATTTGCCGAAGCGCAGGAAGCCCTTCAACGAATGTTTGAAGAACGTTATTGTTAA
- a CDS encoding GNAT family N-acetyltransferase, with translation MNLFPLSEEQTPFGWIIAVYTLPQHRGNGLAYQLVDEVCSWLKDNKAKRARLWSSSRARKLYESLGFKSMLDMEKPLA, from the coding sequence ATGAATCTCTTTCCTTTAAGTGAAGAGCAAACTCCTTTTGGTTGGATAATAGCCGTTTATACTCTACCGCAACATAGAGGTAACGGGTTAGCTTATCAACTGGTAGATGAAGTTTGTTCATGGTTAAAAGATAATAAGGCAAAGCGAGCTAGATTATGGTCTAGTTCTAGAGCGAGAAAATTATATGAAAGTCTAGGCTTTAAATCAATGTTAGATATGGAGAAACCGTTAGCTTAA
- a CDS encoding ABC transporter permease translates to MRVWAIVIRIIRQFFRDKRTLALMIVAPMFVLFLMNLVFNGKDYQPTIAVDSSVPSIIVDKLEKQDATVKKLTDKAARKQLEKQQIDAFIKMDGGTPKITLEGSDPTVNKAVLMSVQKAFQELVPPTSSSKFKTTYLHGSEDMKLFDYFGPVLIGFFVFFFVFLIAGVSFLRERTSGTLERLLSTPLRRWEIVAGYIIGFGLFTTLQASLIAWFAVDILDMMMEGSFFYVLLITFLLAMTALTLGTLLSAFANNELQMMQFIPLVVVPQIFFSGLFNLDTMAEWLRSLSVIMPLTYGADALREIMVRGNGWNEIAKDVYVLLGFALLFMILNVVALKKYRKL, encoded by the coding sequence ATGAGAGTTTGGGCCATCGTAATACGCATCATCCGCCAGTTTTTCCGCGATAAACGGACACTTGCGCTCATGATTGTCGCGCCGATGTTTGTATTATTTTTAATGAATCTCGTCTTTAATGGAAAAGACTATCAACCGACGATCGCTGTTGATTCGAGTGTTCCGTCCATAATTGTTGACAAGTTGGAAAAACAAGATGCTACTGTCAAAAAACTTACGGACAAAGCGGCCCGCAAACAGTTGGAAAAACAGCAAATTGACGCGTTTATCAAAATGGATGGAGGAACCCCGAAAATTACGTTAGAAGGCAGCGATCCTACTGTTAATAAAGCGGTGCTGATGTCTGTGCAAAAAGCGTTTCAAGAGCTGGTCCCGCCAACATCGTCGTCTAAATTCAAAACGACCTACTTGCACGGTTCGGAAGATATGAAGCTATTTGATTATTTCGGTCCTGTGCTCATCGGCTTTTTTGTGTTCTTTTTCGTTTTCCTAATTGCTGGCGTTTCGTTCCTGCGCGAGCGTACAAGCGGAACGCTCGAACGATTGCTTTCGACACCGCTTCGACGCTGGGAAATCGTGGCTGGCTACATTATTGGATTTGGTTTATTTACGACATTGCAGGCGAGCTTGATTGCTTGGTTTGCTGTTGATATCCTTGACATGATGATGGAAGGTTCTTTCTTTTATGTGTTATTGATTACGTTTTTATTGGCGATGACCGCTTTAACATTAGGAACATTGCTGTCCGCGTTTGCCAACAATGAACTGCAAATGATGCAGTTTATCCCGCTTGTTGTCGTACCGCAAATTTTCTTCTCTGGCTTGTTTAATTTAGATACGATGGCCGAATGGCTTCGTTCGTTAAGCGTGATTATGCCGCTGACGTACGGAGCGGACGCGCTGCGGGAAATCATGGTTCGCGGCAACGGTTGGAACGAGATCGCCAAAGACGTATATGTTTTACTTGGTTTTGCTCTATTGTTTATGATATTAAATGTAGTAGCATTAAAAAAATACCGAAAATTGTAA
- a CDS encoding ATP-dependent Clp protease ATP-binding subunit, with product MLCQVCHQNEATVFVNLQFNHEKKQLHLCHECYEKQKQELTIPINFGFDNFSPFPFDDFFMNGFSPISEMDTPSANMAQPSKPSKWNRNGKRGGGFLDQFGRNLTQLAKAGLIDPVIGRDKEIERVIEILNRRNKNNPVLIGEPGVGKTAIVEGLALKIAEGQVPEKLLNKEVYLLDVASLVANTGIRGQFEERMKRLISELQRRKNVILFIDEIHLLVGAGSAEGSMDAGNILKPALARGELQVVGATTLKEYRQIEKDAALERRFQPVIVHEPTVEEAITILKGIQPKYEQFHHVKYTDEAIEACVKLSHRYIQDRFLPDKAIDLLDEAGSKANLRIGPTDEKQIQERLAQIAKEKAKAVEEENFELAAKLRSEELKLEKQLQNGVNQERPVVDVADIQRIIEEKTGIPVGKLQADEKEKMKHLEENLAKKVIGQEEAVKKVAKAIRRSRAGLKAKHRPIGSFLFVGPTGVGKTELAKTLAEELFGSKDAMIRLDMSEYMEKHSVSKLIGSPPGYVGHEEAGQLTEKVRRNPYSIILLDEIEKAHPDVQHIFLQILEDGRLTDSQGRTVSFKDTVIIATSNAGVTDKKITVGFEKQGPTHTSVLESLNAYFKPEFLNRFDAIIEFKSLKKEHMLQIVDLMLNEVKTAMHEQHIDLDVSQAAKEKLAELGYHPAFGARPLRRVIQEHVEDKIADVLLDENDQVKAIRIDIENNAIVAKPLHKQTA from the coding sequence ATGCTTTGCCAAGTATGCCATCAAAACGAAGCTACGGTATTTGTCAATTTGCAATTCAATCATGAGAAAAAGCAATTGCATCTTTGCCACGAATGTTATGAAAAACAAAAACAAGAGCTGACTATTCCGATCAATTTCGGTTTCGATAATTTCTCGCCGTTCCCATTTGATGATTTCTTTATGAACGGATTTTCGCCAATTTCGGAAATGGATACGCCATCAGCAAATATGGCACAACCATCCAAACCATCCAAATGGAACAGAAACGGTAAAAGAGGCGGCGGTTTCTTGGACCAATTCGGCCGCAACTTAACGCAGCTTGCAAAAGCCGGCTTGATCGACCCGGTCATCGGACGCGATAAAGAAATTGAACGCGTCATCGAAATTTTAAACCGCCGCAATAAAAACAACCCGGTATTAATCGGGGAACCTGGTGTCGGAAAAACGGCGATTGTCGAAGGGCTTGCCTTAAAAATCGCGGAAGGACAAGTTCCGGAAAAACTATTAAATAAAGAAGTATATTTGCTGGATGTCGCCTCTCTTGTCGCCAATACAGGCATTCGCGGGCAATTTGAAGAACGCATGAAACGTCTCATTTCTGAATTGCAGCGCCGGAAAAACGTCATTCTGTTTATCGACGAAATTCATTTGCTCGTCGGCGCTGGTTCGGCGGAAGGTTCCATGGACGCCGGCAACATTTTAAAACCGGCCCTTGCCCGCGGCGAATTGCAAGTCGTCGGCGCTACCACATTAAAAGAATATCGACAAATTGAAAAAGACGCCGCGCTTGAACGCCGTTTCCAACCGGTCATCGTCCATGAACCGACGGTCGAAGAAGCGATTACGATTTTGAAAGGCATTCAGCCGAAATATGAACAATTCCATCACGTCAAATATACGGATGAAGCGATTGAAGCGTGCGTTAAATTGTCGCATCGCTACATTCAAGACCGCTTCTTGCCGGACAAGGCGATCGACTTGCTAGACGAAGCCGGCTCTAAAGCGAACTTGCGCATCGGCCCGACAGATGAAAAACAAATTCAAGAGCGCCTTGCGCAAATCGCCAAAGAAAAAGCAAAAGCAGTAGAAGAAGAAAATTTCGAACTGGCAGCGAAATTGCGCAGCGAAGAGTTGAAACTGGAAAAACAATTACAAAATGGCGTAAACCAAGAACGCCCAGTCGTCGATGTTGCCGACATTCAACGTATCATCGAAGAGAAAACAGGTATTCCTGTCGGCAAACTGCAAGCCGATGAAAAAGAAAAAATGAAACATCTCGAAGAAAATCTCGCGAAAAAAGTAATCGGCCAAGAAGAAGCAGTGAAAAAAGTCGCAAAAGCAATCCGCCGCAGCCGCGCGGGATTAAAAGCAAAACACCGCCCGATCGGTTCGTTCTTATTCGTCGGTCCGACTGGCGTCGGAAAAACAGAGCTGGCGAAAACGTTGGCAGAAGAGCTATTCGGCTCGAAAGACGCAATGATTCGCCTCGACATGAGCGAATACATGGAAAAACATTCGGTATCGAAATTAATCGGTTCGCCTCCTGGCTATGTCGGTCACGAAGAAGCCGGCCAACTTACAGAAAAAGTGCGCCGCAATCCATACAGCATTATCTTGCTTGACGAGATTGAAAAAGCGCACCCGGATGTTCAGCACATCTTCCTGCAAATTTTAGAAGACGGCCGTCTCACTGACAGCCAAGGGCGTACGGTAAGCTTTAAAGATACAGTTATTATCGCAACAAGCAACGCCGGCGTGACGGACAAAAAAATTACGGTCGGATTTGAAAAACAAGGCCCAACACATACAAGCGTTCTTGAGTCGTTAAACGCCTACTTCAAGCCAGAGTTTCTCAACCGTTTCGATGCGATTATCGAATTCAAATCTCTGAAAAAAGAACATATGCTGCAAATTGTTGATCTCATGCTTAACGAGGTAAAAACAGCAATGCACGAACAGCACATCGACCTTGACGTTTCGCAAGCGGCAAAAGAAAAATTAGCGGAACTCGGCTACCATCCAGCATTCGGCGCTCGTCCGCTCCGCCGCGTCATCCAAGAACACGTCGAAGACAAAATCGCCGATGTGCTGCTGGACGAAAACGACCAAGTCAAAGCGATTCGCATCGATATCGAAAACAATGCGATTGTCGCCAAACCTCTGCATAAACAAACCGCCTAA
- a CDS encoding YjcZ family sporulation protein: MCFFGCGYGRYYGGYGYGGFNFALIVVLFILLIIVGASIWS, from the coding sequence ATGTGTTTCTTTGGTTGTGGATATGGTAGATACTACGGTGGTTACGGCTATGGTGGTTTTAACTTTGCATTGATCGTCGTATTGTTCATTCTATTGATAATTGTGGGTGCGTCTATTTGGAGCTAA
- a CDS encoding GNAT family N-acetyltransferase, whose product MTNNFNNKKGRSQRRISSFFVEWNSFSFSKKGEQRNVCGVISGGKNRATQGKEAEYEGEIYAVYLLKEVQGKGYGTKLVKALVDDFQHKRIRSMVVWVLADNPSRLFYERLGGEKIAEEVVDIGGKKLVEWCYGWKSIEYFA is encoded by the coding sequence ATGACAAACAACTTTAACAACAAAAAAGGAAGAAGTCAACGAAGGATTTCTTCCTTTTTTGTTGAATGGAATAGTTTTAGTTTTTCAAAGAAGGGAGAACAACGAAATGTATGTGGGGTTATTTCCGGCGGCAAAAACCGCGCCACACAGGGAAAAGAAGCGGAGTATGAAGGAGAAATATACGCGGTTTATTTGTTGAAAGAAGTCCAAGGGAAAGGATACGGAACGAAGCTTGTCAAAGCGCTAGTCGATGATTTTCAACATAAGCGGATTCGTTCTATGGTTGTGTGGGTGCTTGCCGATAATCCGTCGCGCCTGTTTTACGAGCGGCTAGGAGGCGAGAAAATCGCAGAGGAGGTTGTCGATATTGGTGGGAAAAAGCTGGTGGAATGGTGCTATGGATGGAAAAGCATCGAATATTTCGCATAA
- a CDS encoding ABC transporter ATP-binding protein, with protein MEHVSKRFGKKTVIEDVSLDVYRGEIFGMLGPSGAGKTTIVKMIAGIDEATSGTIYVLNTKMPDLHAMQRIGFMAQSDALYGELTAFENLQFFASIYGLKGKKQRERIYDVMDLVNLTDHIKKPVHQYSGGMKRRLSLAISLLHEPEVLLLDEPTVGIDPVLRQAVWEELERIRQNGTTIVVTTHVMDEAEKCQRLAMIRDGRLIAVGSPAELKAETNSQTIEQAFLYFGGARQ; from the coding sequence ATGGAACATGTATCAAAACGTTTTGGAAAAAAGACGGTTATTGAAGATGTATCGCTTGACGTATACAGAGGGGAAATTTTTGGGATGCTTGGACCTTCTGGAGCGGGAAAAACGACGATTGTGAAGATGATCGCTGGAATTGACGAGGCCACCAGTGGAACGATTTATGTATTAAATACAAAAATGCCTGATTTACACGCCATGCAACGCATCGGTTTTATGGCGCAGTCTGACGCCTTATACGGGGAATTAACGGCATTTGAGAATTTGCAGTTTTTCGCTTCGATTTATGGACTAAAAGGAAAAAAGCAAAGGGAACGTATTTATGACGTGATGGATCTTGTCAATCTGACTGACCATATTAAAAAGCCTGTCCATCAATATTCGGGAGGAATGAAACGACGGTTGTCATTGGCGATATCTTTGCTGCATGAACCGGAGGTACTGCTTTTAGATGAGCCGACGGTTGGCATTGATCCTGTGCTTCGCCAAGCAGTTTGGGAGGAACTGGAGAGAATCCGCCAAAACGGAACGACGATTGTCGTCACGACCCATGTCATGGATGAAGCGGAAAAATGCCAGCGCCTTGCCATGATTCGCGATGGCCGTCTTATTGCCGTCGGAAGTCCGGCAGAGTTAAAGGCAGAAACGAATTCACAAACCATTGAGCAAGCATTTTTATATTTTGGAGGTGCACGGCAATGA
- a CDS encoding YjcZ family sporulation protein translates to MSDGYRNNAFALVVVLFVLLIIVGCSCFGGYGVY, encoded by the coding sequence ATGAGTGATGGATACAGAAATAACGCTTTTGCTCTAGTCGTTGTTTTATTCGTTCTACTTATCATTGTAGGATGTTCTTGTTTTGGCGGCTATGGAGTTTACTAA
- a CDS encoding TetR/AcrR family transcriptional regulator — translation MNEQQWLKELLKLNGEDVKLSEKQVKILEAAIEMFAEKGYAATSTSEIAKKAGVAEGTIFRHYKTKKDLLLAIVTPTLFKSVAPFLAKEFVKEVFESQYQSYEDFIRALLKNRYEFVKKYLPAIRVFWQEIAFHAEIKEQFQRIFTAHVYQKFKRIVEHFQTKGEIAAIPVDSVIRMTITAIVGFLVARFIVLPDYEWDDEAEMERTVQFLMNGLAKKTPNSQ, via the coding sequence ATGAACGAGCAGCAGTGGCTGAAAGAACTGTTGAAACTAAATGGAGAAGATGTGAAGCTTAGCGAAAAACAAGTCAAAATTTTAGAAGCGGCGATTGAAATGTTCGCGGAGAAAGGCTATGCGGCTACTTCGACGAGTGAAATCGCCAAGAAGGCGGGCGTGGCGGAAGGGACGATTTTTCGCCATTATAAAACGAAAAAGGATTTGCTGCTGGCGATTGTCACTCCAACGCTATTTAAATCTGTCGCCCCATTTTTAGCGAAGGAGTTTGTCAAAGAAGTGTTTGAAAGCCAGTATCAAAGCTATGAAGACTTCATCCGCGCTCTTTTGAAAAACCGCTATGAATTTGTGAAAAAATATTTGCCGGCGATTCGCGTTTTCTGGCAGGAAATCGCGTTTCATGCGGAAATTAAGGAGCAATTTCAGCGCATTTTTACGGCACACGTATATCAAAAATTTAAGCGAATCGTGGAACATTTTCAAACGAAAGGAGAAATTGCCGCGATTCCCGTTGATTCGGTCATTCGCATGACAATAACGGCGATTGTCGGATTTTTGGTGGCGCGGTTTATCGTGTTGCCGGATTACGAGTGGGATGATGAAGCGGAAATGGAACGGACGGTTCAGTTTTTAATGAACGGTCTTGCGAAAAAAACGCCTAATTCGCAATGA